One window of the Hippoglossus hippoglossus isolate fHipHip1 chromosome 9, fHipHip1.pri, whole genome shotgun sequence genome contains the following:
- the klf9 gene encoding Krueppel-like factor 9 has translation MSEVDMSAECVPTGRALGRTEDMLKENQENRTLLMVAMILLDLNKCSPAAAGRCLGGTDAGPLEKVERAGCRLGAGDGRSSVAPKQSRDKAARRQESPEKRHCCPFPGCGKVYGKSSHLKAHLRVHTGERPFECTWPDCGKKFSRSDELTRHYRTHTGEKRFNCPMCDKCFMRSDHLTKHARRHAGFQPSMLQGSSAAKRRRCSTSVSSDSGDQSPAGV, from the exons ATGTCGGAGGTCGACATGTCCGCAGAGTGTGTCCCCACCGGCCGAGCCCTGGGCCGGACAGAGGACATGTTGAAAGAGAACCAGGAGAACAGGACGTTGCTGATGGTGGCGATGATTTTATTGGACTTGAACAAATGTAGCCCCGCTGCTGCCGGCAGGTGTCTCGGGGGCACAGACGCCGGCCCGCTGGAGAAGGTGGAGCGGGCCGGCTGCCGGCTGGGGGCCGGGGACGGCCGGAGCTCGGTGGCCCCCAAACAGTCCCGGGACAAAGCGGCGAGGAGGCAGGAGTCCCCCGAGAAGAGACACTGCTGCCCCTTCCCCGGCTGCGGGAAGGTGTACGGGAAGTCGTCCCACCTCAAAGCCCACCTCAGGGTCCACACCG gtgAGCGTCCCTTTGAATGTACCTGGCCAGACTGTGGCAAGAAGTTCTCCCGATCAGATGAGCTGACGCGGCACTATCGcacgcacacgggcgagaagCGCTTCAACTGTCCAATGTGTGACAAGTGCTTCATGAGGAGCGACCACCTGACTAAACACGCCCGGCGACACGCAGGCTTCCAGCCCAGCATGCTCCAGGGCTCCAGCGCCGCCAAGAGACGGCGCTGCTCCACGTCTGTGTCGTCTGATTCTGGGGACCAAAGCCCTGCAGGGGTGTGA